Proteins co-encoded in one Babylonia areolata isolate BAREFJ2019XMU chromosome 5, ASM4173473v1, whole genome shotgun sequence genomic window:
- the LOC143282499 gene encoding uncharacterized protein LOC143282499, with translation MTSSPLMTAACLLTLTLTLTLTLTLSPGLCATLGSRACSWPVTTPAPSPTPGEPLGKMVVLILQEKCQRWQRIGVQPLPSFCYTMFAVSREAPPSKYQHSEGVKRRASPSGR, from the exons ATGACGTCCTCACCTCTGATGACCGCTGCTTGTCtgctgaccctgaccctgaccctgaccttgaccttgaccttgtccCCTGGACTGTGCGCCACCTTGGGATCACGTGCTTGTT CTTGGCCAGTTACGACACCAGCACCATCCCCTACACCAGGTGAACCGCTAGGGAAAATGGTGGTGCTGATTCTGCAAGAAAAGTGCCAGCGCTGGCAACGCATTGGTGTCCAACCCCTACCCAGTTTTTGTTACACGATGTTTGCTGTGAGCCGTGAAGCCCCTCCGTCCAAGTACCA GCACTCGGAGGGCGTCAAAAGAAGGGCTTCACCTTCCGGCCGATAA